One window of Camelina sativa cultivar DH55 chromosome 4, Cs, whole genome shotgun sequence genomic DNA carries:
- the LOC104781969 gene encoding LRR receptor-like serine/threonine-protein kinase FEI 2 encodes MGICLMKRCCSWLLLISLLCSLNEAISPDGEALLSFRNGVLGSDGVIGQWRPEDPDPCNWKGVTCDAQSKRVIALSLTHHKLRGPLPPELGKLDQLRLLMLHNNFLYDPIPAALGNCTALEGIYLQNNYIGGTIPSELGNLSALKNLDISSNSIKGAIPASLGQLKKLTKFNVSNNFLVGQIPSDGLLARLSRDSFNGNLKLCGKQIDVVCNDTGNSTASGSPTGQGGNNPKRLLISASATVGGLLLVALMCFWGCFLYKKLGRVEGQSLAIEVGGGASIVMFHGDLPYASKDIIKKLETLNEEHIIGCGGFGTVYKLSMDDGNVFALKRIVKLNEGFDRFFERELEILGSIKHRYLVNLRGYCNSPTSKLLLYDYLPGGSLDEALHKRGEQLDWDSRVNIIIGAAKGLAYLHHDCSPRIIHRDIKSSNILLDGNLEARVSDFGLAKLLEDEESHITTIVAGTFGYLAPEYMQSGRATEKTDVYSFGVLVLEVLSGKLPTDASFIEKGFNIVGWLNFLISENRAKEIVDLSCEGVERESLDALLSIATQCVSSSPDERPTMHRVVQLLESEVMTPCPSDFYDSSSE; translated from the exons ATGGGCATCTGTCTGATGAAGCGCTGCTGCTCATGGCTTCTTTTGATCTCATTGCTTTGTTCACTAAATGAAGCGATTAGTCCCGATG gtGAGGCGCTTTTGAGTTTTAGAAACGGAGTTTTGGGTTCTGATGGTGTCATTGGCCAGTGGAGACCAGAGGATCCTGATCCATGTAACTGGAAGGGAGTGACCTGTGATGCGCAATCAAAAAGAGTTATAGCCTT GAGTCTTACTCATCACAAATTAAGGGGACCTTTACCCCCTGAGCTTGGAAAGCTGGATCAGTTGAGGCTTTT AATGCTTcacaacaattttttatatgaCCCAATACCTGCCGCATTGGGAAATTGCACGGCGTTAGAGGGAAT ATACTTGCAGAATAATTACATTGGTGGGACAATCCCAAGTGAATTAGGAAACCTGTCCGCGCTGAAAAACCT GGACATCTCAAGCAACTCCATCAAGGGAGCTATCCCTGCTTCACTTGGGCAGTTGAAAAAGCTTACTAAATT TAATGTCTCGAACAATTTCCTGGTGGGACAAATACCTTCTGATGGCCTACTCGCTCGACTTTCGAGGGACTC CTTCAACGGAAATCTTAAATTGTGTGGAAAACAAATCGATGTTGTGTGCAATGACACTGGAAATTCTACAGCTTCTGGGTCACCAACAG GACAAGGAGGTAATAACCCTAAAAGGCTGCTTATAAGTGCTTCAGCAACTGTGGGTGGGCTGCTCCTAGTGGCGCTCATGTGTTTCTGGGGATGCTTTCTCTATAAAAAGCTTGGTAGAGTTGAGGGTCAAAGCCTTGCGATAGAAGTCGGTGGAG GTGCGTCTATAGTGATGTTCCATGGAGATTTGCCCTACGCTTCCAAAGACATTATCAAGAAACTGGAAACTCTTAATGAAGAGCACATAATAGGCTGTGGAGGCTTTGGAACAGTGTACAAGCTATCGATGGATGATGGCAATGTTTTTGCGCTAAAAAGAATTGTAAAGTTAAATGAAGGTTTTGATCGGTTTTTTGAAAGGGAGCTTGAGATTCTAGGAAGCATCAAACATCGTTACCTTGTGAACCTACGTGGATACTGCAATTCACCCACTTCAAAGCTTCTGCTATATGATTACCTTCCTGGTGGTAGCCTTGATGAAGCTCTACATA AGAGAGGCGAGCAACTGGATTGGGATTCGCGAGTAAATATCATAATAGGAGCGGCAAAAGGGTTGGCATATTTGCATCATGATTGTTCTCCGAGGATTATACACCGTGATATAAAATCGAGCAACATTTTACTTGATGGAAATCTCGAGGCTCGGGTATCAGACTTTGGGCTTGCCAAGTTGTTAGAGGACGAAGAATCTCATATTACAACCATTGTTGCAGGCACATTTGGTTACTTGGCTCCAG AATATATGCAAAGCGGTAGAGCGACTGAGAAAACCGACGTTTACAGTTTCGGGGTTTTGGTTCTTGAAGTCTTGAGTGGTAAACTTCCCACGGATGCCTCCTTCATCGAGAAAGGCTTTAACATTGTTGGTTGG CTAAACTTCTTAATCAGCGAAAACCGGGCAAAGGAGATTGTTGATCTAAGCTGTGAAGGagtggagagagagagtctcGATGCTCTTCTGTCAATAGCAACGCAGTGTGTGTCTTCAAGTCCAGATGAGCGGCCAACAATGCACAGAGTCGTCCAGTTACTTGAATCCGAAGTTATGACTCCTTGCCCCAGTGACTTCTACGATTCCAGCTCTGAATGA